In Halobaculum limi, one DNA window encodes the following:
- a CDS encoding DUF6884 domain-containing protein has product MNTVGLVQAGACPFRGRGRAVDRYATTFFSKKADLARLTCDDWVVLTEGSGVVDPDAEVEGVDREFTALDPAEQARWSMAVVSEVASRVRKHEYDRVAVFADRPTRDALKERGGLVSRMAAAGAETVEPLAGIGDRERQERWLDEQLAIRRAEDSAANPDRSVETADAADENSDGTI; this is encoded by the coding sequence ATGAACACCGTCGGACTCGTACAGGCAGGTGCCTGTCCGTTTCGGGGGCGCGGACGAGCGGTCGACCGCTACGCGACCACCTTCTTCTCGAAGAAGGCCGACCTCGCCCGGCTGACCTGCGACGACTGGGTCGTGTTGACGGAGGGGAGCGGTGTCGTCGACCCGGACGCAGAGGTCGAGGGCGTCGACCGCGAGTTCACAGCGCTGGACCCCGCTGAACAGGCCCGGTGGTCGATGGCCGTCGTGTCCGAGGTCGCCTCTCGGGTCCGCAAACACGAGTACGACCGCGTCGCCGTGTTTGCCGACCGGCCGACGCGCGACGCACTGAAAGAACGCGGCGGATTGGTCAGTCGAATGGCGGCCGCAGGCGCGGAGACGGTCGAACCGCTCGCGGGCATCGGCGACCGCGAGCGACAGGAACGGTGGCTCGACGAGCAGTTGGCCATCAGACGGGCGGAAGATTCGGCGGCGAACCCGGATCGCAGCGTGGAGACGGCCGACGCGGCCGACGAGAACTCCGACGGCACGATCTGA
- a CDS encoding Rieske (2Fe-2S) protein has product MPNGTRVASVEEVPEVGSYLFTVGDRHSTDREVILVTCDETPGVRAWINTCPHEFQRLDRGDGAAMRDGEVICPKHGSMFDACSGECDNGQAAGTTLPRVEIAVSDGAVYLVDEGYTYRHEGGVDDDGPGSTSHLSF; this is encoded by the coding sequence ATGCCGAACGGAACACGAGTCGCGAGCGTCGAGGAGGTTCCCGAAGTCGGCTCCTACCTGTTCACCGTCGGCGACCGTCACAGCACCGACCGGGAAGTGATCCTCGTCACCTGCGACGAGACGCCGGGCGTCCGCGCGTGGATCAACACCTGCCCTCACGAGTTTCAGCGCCTCGACCGCGGCGACGGCGCGGCGATGCGCGACGGCGAAGTGATCTGTCCGAAACACGGGTCGATGTTCGACGCGTGTAGCGGCGAGTGCGACAACGGCCAAGCGGCGGGAACGACGCTCCCAAGGGTAGAAATCGCGGTCTCGGACGGTGCGGTGTATCTCGTCGACGAAGGGTACACGTACCGTCACGAGGGCGGCGTCGACGACGACGGCCCGGGGTCGACCTCACACCTCTCGTTTTGA
- the psmB gene encoding archaeal proteasome endopeptidase complex subunit beta — MRPSRDLADIDAIGGDETVFGPELGEFPNADERRAQSTGEGEMKTGTTTVGLRTTEGVVLATDMRASLGRMVSSKDVQKVEEIHPTGALTIAGSVSAAQNLIQTLKAETNLYEARRGKDMSMQALSTLTGNLLRSGAFFIVQPILGGVDDEGSHIYSIDAAGGMTEEEYTVTGSGSQFALGVLEQEYDEDLSIEEAKRVAARAIKSAVERDTASGNGINMCVVTEDGVEVTKHKDIDELTA; from the coding sequence ATGCGACCATCTAGAGACCTCGCGGACATCGACGCTATCGGGGGCGACGAGACTGTGTTCGGCCCGGAACTCGGCGAGTTCCCCAACGCCGACGAACGCCGCGCCCAGTCGACCGGCGAAGGCGAGATGAAGACCGGAACGACCACCGTCGGCCTCCGCACGACCGAGGGCGTCGTCCTCGCGACGGACATGCGAGCGTCGCTGGGTCGGATGGTCTCCTCGAAGGACGTCCAGAAAGTCGAAGAGATCCACCCGACGGGCGCGCTCACCATCGCCGGGTCCGTGTCAGCCGCGCAGAACCTCATCCAGACGCTGAAAGCCGAGACGAACCTCTACGAGGCGCGACGCGGCAAGGACATGAGCATGCAGGCGCTGTCGACGCTCACCGGCAACCTCCTTCGCTCGGGCGCGTTCTTCATCGTCCAGCCAATCCTCGGCGGTGTCGACGACGAGGGTTCGCACATCTACTCCATCGACGCGGCCGGTGGGATGACCGAAGAAGAGTACACGGTCACTGGCTCCGGGTCGCAGTTCGCACTCGGTGTCCTCGAACAGGAGTACGACGAGGACCTGTCCATCGAGGAGGCCAAGCGCGTCGCCGCTCGCGCCATCAAGTCCGCAGTCGAGCGTGACACCGCCTCCGGCAACGGCATCAATATGTGCGTCGTGACCGAGGACGGCGTCGAGGTCACGAAGCACAAAGACATCGACGAACTCACGGCGTAA